One Bythopirellula goksoeyrii genomic window, TCGCAGCAATTTGTCCATCTGCATTGCCATAGCCACTACAGTCTGCTGGATGGTGCGAGCCCTATCAAAAAGCTCGTCGAACGCGCTAAAGAATTGGGGATGAACGCGCTGGCGCTCACCGACCACGGCAACCTCTACGGTGCGCTGCAATTCTACCAGGCATGTCGCGATGCGGAGATCAATCCGATTCTCGGTTACGAAGCCTATGTCTCGCCGGGGAGTCGGTTTGAGAAATCGGGGGCCACCAGCAGCAAGGAAGCCAGTTTTCATCTCACGCTGCTCGCCCAGAATCGCATCGGCTTTCAAAACCTGATCAAGCTCTCCAGCCGTGCGTTTCTCGAAGGGTTTTATCACAAACCCCGTATCGACCGCGAGTTACTCGCCGATCACTCGGAGGGAATCGTTTGCCTAAGTGGATGTGTGTCGGGAGAGTTCAGCCGATCGCTGCTCAACGGCAACAATCCGGCCACCGAAGAACAAATCGTTCAGGCGACCAACGTCGCCGAGTGGTTCAGTGGCGTGTTTGGCAATCGCTACTTTATCGAGATCCAAAACAATGGCCTCGACATTCAGAAGCAGGCGATGGAAGCCGCGCTCGTGGTTGCCCAGCGGGTTGGATTGCCGGTGGTCGCGACCAGCGATGCCCACTACGTACGGCAGGAAGACGCCGAGGCCCAAGACGTTCTCTTGTGCATCAACACCGGCAAGTTCCGCACTGACACGAACCGCATGAAGATGGAGGGAGATCAATTCTTCCTGCGGAGTCCTGCACAAATGTACGAGGCGCTTCCCGGCTGCGAGGATGCCTTGCAGCGTTCCCAGGAAATCGCCGACTCGGTCCACATTGACCTGGAACTTGGTAAACGTCACTTTCCCAGCTTCACACCCCCCGAAGAAAAAAATTCAGACGAATATTTGCGCGAGCTCTGCATCGCGGGCCTCAAGGAGCGTTATGCCAACGAGCCTGATCGCTGGAATGGGGACGATCTCGCCCAAGAAGTCCACGACCGATTGGACCGCGAACTGGGCGTGATCACCAAGCTCGGTTTCTGTGACTACTTCTTGATCGTGTGGGACTTTGTCCGCTTCGCGGTTGAGAAGGGTATCCCCTGCACGGCCCGTGGTTCGGGTGTCGGTTCGCTGGTGTGTTTCGCCCTCAAGATGAGCCACGTCTGCCCCCTCAAGTACGATCTCCTCTTTGAACGATTCCTCGATGAAAGTCGTTTGGAAGCGCCTGATATCGACATCGACTTCTGCAAAGAACGCCGTGGCGAGGTCATCCAATATGTCAAAGACAAATACGGCGAAGCCAATGTTGCACAGATCGGCACCTTCGGCACGCTGGCAGCCCGAGCCGCGATCCGCGACGTGGGCCGAACTCTCGGCATGCCGATTTTCCGCGTCGATCAGGTAGTCGCCATGGTGCCCGATCAATTGGGCATTTCCATCGAGAAGGCGATTGAGCAGAGCGACGAACTCAAGAAAAACTATGAAGGCGATGGTGAGATTCGCGAGCTATTGGATCTCGCCCAAAAGATTGAGGGCCTCGCGCGAAACGTCGGTACCCATGCCGCGGCAGTAGTAATCGCGGAAAAACCGGTCGATGAATATGTGCCGCTCCAACACGTAAAGGGCAAGTCTGAAGTCATCACTCAATGGGCGATGGGTGACGTCGAGCGCGCCGGCCTATTGAAAATGGATTTCCTCGGTCTGCGAAATCTCACGATCCTCGCCCGCACCATCGAACTGGTTGAGGAGTCACGCGGCGAGAAAATCGATCCGTATCAATTCCCGCTCGACGACCAGGAGTCCTTTGATCTCTTATGTCGTGGCGAAACCAAAGGAATCTTCCAACTCGAATCGGGAGGCATTCGTGATTTGCTGCAGAGGATGAAACCCGACCACTTCCGCGACATCATCGCCACCAACGCCCTCTATCGCCCCGGTCCGCTTGAAGGGGGCATGGTCGACGACTATATCGAGGTAAAGCACGGCCGTAAAGAAGCCGAGTATCCTCATCCCGCGATGCGCGAAGTTCTCTCCGAGACCCACGGCGTGATGGTCTATCAGGAACAGGTGATGCGGATTCTCAATCGCTTGGGGGGCATTCAACTTTCCAATGCCTACACTTGCATCAAGGCGATTAGCAAGAAAAAGCTGCCGATGATCGCCAAGTACCGCGAAGAATTCATCACGGGGGCTCATAGCCAGGGGCTCGACAAGAAAAAAGCGGCCGAACTGTTTGGCATGATCGAGAAATTCGCCGGCTATGGCTTCAATAAGAGCCACTCGACTGCTTACGCACTTATCGCCTACATGACCGCTTATCTCAAGGCACACTATCAAGTCGAATTCATGGCTGCCCTGTTGTCGTGCGACATCCCAGGACGCAACTTCAAAAACAAGGATGCCCTCGTTGAGCACTTGGAAGATTGCCGTCGAATGGAGATCGAGGTGGTACCGCCGAGTGTAAATTCCTCTGGCCCCGACTTCTTGGTTCGCGATGGCAAGATCCTTTTCGGTCTTAGTGCCATTAAGGCCTGTGGCACCGGCGCCGCCGAAGCGATCGAAGCCGAACGCCAAAAAAATGGTCTCTTCAAGAGCCTGTTCGATTTTTGCGAGCGCGTCGATCCGCAACTTTGCAACCGCGCTACCATCGAAGCGCTCATCAAAGCTGGAGCCTTCGACGGCTTGGGAGGGCATCGTGCACAACTCATGACTCTCTTGGAACGGGCTCTGCAATCGGGCGCCGCCGCCGCTGCTGATCGCCGCTCGGGCCAGATCGGCCTCTTCGACGATGAAGAAGAACCGACCGAATCGGCCGCCGCTGCCGATATGCCGAACGTCGCTCCTTGGGAAGAAAAGGATCAGCTATCCCGCGAGAAAGAGGTGCTTGGTTTTTATCTCACCAGCCATCCACTGGCCGAGCACGAGCAGATTATTCGCACCTATTGCTCGCACAACAGCCAGTCGCTGGCAAATCTTGCCCACCGAGATGAAGTCCATCTGGGAGGAATGCTGGCAGCAATTAAGTTCTCACATACTAAGAATCCCCGTCCCGGCAGTGTTCACACGAAATACGCTATGTGGGACCTGGAGGATCTTGAGGGGATCGTCCGCTGCATCATGTGGCCCGAACAGTTCGCCGAATTTGGCCAGCTCGTCGTCCCCGACGCTATCTTGGCCGTCATCGGCAAAGTGGATCGCCGCGCTGGTAGTGAAGAAACCAACTTAATCGTTGACAAACTTTTGCCGCTCGACGAGATGGAACAACAATTCTCCAGCGGTATGGTGATTCGCGTCCGCGAAGAAGATCATGGCGAGCAGGGCCTGGAGAAGCTCAGAGAGATCGTCCGCGGCTATCCCGGCAAAAAGAAGCTGCGGTTGCGACTCGACCTGGCCACTGGCGGCCAAGTATGGCTTGATAGCAACTCAACCGGCGTCGAAGCTTCGGCAGAACTCAACGGGCGCATCGACGAACTATTAGGCGAGGGCAACCGCATCATGGAGCGTGTCGCTCCCACACCACAGTCTGCCAGCCGCGATACAGAGCGCCAGCGGAGTAGAGCGCGGCAAAACGGAGCGCGTTAACTCGGACACCCACGCATGCCCCACTCCATCGTCCACCTCATCGCCGAGTGGTCTCCCTTCAACGCCGCAGCTCATCTGCGAGAAGTGGTCTGCAGTCAGGTCCAAGCCGGTGAGTCGGTGGCGGTAATCATTCTCTCGGCCAACCCTAATGCGCAAGCTGAAATCGATGACCTGGGAGCCACCTGCATCTTCGTGCATCGCCGCTGGCATTTAGATCCGTTTGCCCTGCGCGAATGTGCAATTCAGCTCCGCTCGATGCATCCCAGGGTAGTTTTTTTCTGGGGTGTCCGCGCGACAGAGTTTGCTTCGCTCGCCCGCTGGACACTCCCCAAGGCCAAGCTAATTGCCACGCTCCCCGCAGAATCCTCGTCCGCGGGTTCTTGGGCTTCTCAGTGGCTCGGCAATGCAGCGGTGCTCGATCACATCGTCGCCGATTACGCCAAGAAACCCTCGGAGAAGACGACCGTCATCACACCTGGAGTCGCCGCACCAACCAATAGCGACCTATCCCATGAAGAACTCCTCGCCGAACTCAAGTTCCCCGCCGAAGCCCAACTCATTACGATTGCCGGTCCGCTCACCAGATCAGAGCTGATTGACGAAGCAATCTGGAATTTCGAACTGGTCCGCACCTTGCACCCCCAGGCGTGCCTTGTAGTCCTCGGCGACGGTCCCGATCGCTACCGCTTGGAGCGCTATGCTCGCTTGGTAAGTGATCCCACTGCAATTCGTTTTTTTAAAGGGGTCGGGAGTCTTTTTTCACAAAAGACTCCCGACCCCTTTGGACTACTCAAACACTCGACCCTCTATTGGCAACCTGGCCGCA contains:
- the dnaE gene encoding DNA polymerase III subunit alpha, with translation MSQQFVHLHCHSHYSLLDGASPIKKLVERAKELGMNALALTDHGNLYGALQFYQACRDAEINPILGYEAYVSPGSRFEKSGATSSKEASFHLTLLAQNRIGFQNLIKLSSRAFLEGFYHKPRIDRELLADHSEGIVCLSGCVSGEFSRSLLNGNNPATEEQIVQATNVAEWFSGVFGNRYFIEIQNNGLDIQKQAMEAALVVAQRVGLPVVATSDAHYVRQEDAEAQDVLLCINTGKFRTDTNRMKMEGDQFFLRSPAQMYEALPGCEDALQRSQEIADSVHIDLELGKRHFPSFTPPEEKNSDEYLRELCIAGLKERYANEPDRWNGDDLAQEVHDRLDRELGVITKLGFCDYFLIVWDFVRFAVEKGIPCTARGSGVGSLVCFALKMSHVCPLKYDLLFERFLDESRLEAPDIDIDFCKERRGEVIQYVKDKYGEANVAQIGTFGTLAARAAIRDVGRTLGMPIFRVDQVVAMVPDQLGISIEKAIEQSDELKKNYEGDGEIRELLDLAQKIEGLARNVGTHAAAVVIAEKPVDEYVPLQHVKGKSEVITQWAMGDVERAGLLKMDFLGLRNLTILARTIELVEESRGEKIDPYQFPLDDQESFDLLCRGETKGIFQLESGGIRDLLQRMKPDHFRDIIATNALYRPGPLEGGMVDDYIEVKHGRKEAEYPHPAMREVLSETHGVMVYQEQVMRILNRLGGIQLSNAYTCIKAISKKKLPMIAKYREEFITGAHSQGLDKKKAAELFGMIEKFAGYGFNKSHSTAYALIAYMTAYLKAHYQVEFMAALLSCDIPGRNFKNKDALVEHLEDCRRMEIEVVPPSVNSSGPDFLVRDGKILFGLSAIKACGTGAAEAIEAERQKNGLFKSLFDFCERVDPQLCNRATIEALIKAGAFDGLGGHRAQLMTLLERALQSGAAAAADRRSGQIGLFDDEEEPTESAAAADMPNVAPWEEKDQLSREKEVLGFYLTSHPLAEHEQIIRTYCSHNSQSLANLAHRDEVHLGGMLAAIKFSHTKNPRPGSVHTKYAMWDLEDLEGIVRCIMWPEQFAEFGQLVVPDAILAVIGKVDRRAGSEETNLIVDKLLPLDEMEQQFSSGMVIRVREEDHGEQGLEKLREIVRGYPGKKKLRLRLDLATGGQVWLDSNSTGVEASAELNGRIDELLGEGNRIMERVAPTPQSASRDTERQRSRARQNGAR
- a CDS encoding glycosyltransferase family 4 protein yields the protein MPHSIVHLIAEWSPFNAAAHLREVVCSQVQAGESVAVIILSANPNAQAEIDDLGATCIFVHRRWHLDPFALRECAIQLRSMHPRVVFFWGVRATEFASLARWTLPKAKLIATLPAESSSAGSWASQWLGNAAVLDHIVADYAKKPSEKTTVITPGVAAPTNSDLSHEELLAELKFPAEAQLITIAGPLTRSELIDEAIWNFELVRTLHPQACLVVLGDGPDRYRLERYARLVSDPTAIRFFKGVGSLFSQKTPDPFGLLKHSTLYWQPGRSTAIPTALLCAQALGIPVVANDTAPHAQVVTHGENGFLVPTKKRSFWTRHTVELLENLELHKQCSADARNVVEEHFSLANMLQAYDQLAKTTSPQHIAMNH